Within Thunnus thynnus chromosome 15, fThuThy2.1, whole genome shotgun sequence, the genomic segment GTTTTACATTTATGACATTTGGCACAAAAACTCTAACTGACTCCGAGTGAATGAGTTACAATGCTGCTGAAGACTGCTACTTGATCAGGTAAAGGCAGACCTTTGGCTGCAATCTAATcactgcaatgattagttgaccTAACAGCAAGAGGTCCAATAGGGAACATATTGAACTATTAAGTCAAAATGTTCCTCAGAATGAGCTTACCTGCACATAAAGATCCTGATGTTCGTCCACATACTTGAAAAATGCTGGGAGATGAGCCATCTTTGCCAGTGAGAGGAGCTGAGGGTTAAACAGGCAGAATGGTGTGAGACTCTACCTCGAGGCCTGTGTTATCTTATGGGAGGATAAAAACCCCGCCCTGCCGCAAACCTGCTGACAATTGCTGTATTGTAGCTCCTCTGTCATGCACACAATTTGCCGTAGTGCCAGGAAGTTAGGGTTGTGACAGCTGACTGGCCGATTACTTTGTgaattttgtttgctttttatgaGTAGTATGGAGAGTAAATGTCAAGACACAAAAGGCACAAATTAGGAAGTTACATCATAAAAAAGTACCATTATGGGAGAGGACTCACTTCCCTCCCTCTCAGCTGTATTTGGAGACATTTATCACATCACTGAAAAATCTTGCCACACATTTTTTACTGatttaaatttcattcattctATTCTAATTAAGTACCTCACAGTGATCCTCTTATTGAGTTGAGAACAAATCTTACTAAGATATGAGCAGCAAGTTAAACTATTATACGTGTTATTCACTGATTATGGGAAAATAAGCTCTGAAAATTGCTCTGAAGTGGAAATAAGGAAGTATCAGAAAATTTTCAATAACAGCAGAAGAATATTGTATATGTAcatgaatatatacagtacaattgGGACATAAATATGCGAATACTACAAAAAATTGtgtaattattataaatatacttctgtttagagctgcaatgtttagtcgattaatcaattatttgccAACTACTAAATTAATCGCCATCTACTCTCATAAAATATGAATCGTTTTGTGccatttttaagaagaaaaaatcaaaattcTCTTATTCCAACTTCTCAttagtgaatattttctggtttctttagtcttctatgacaataaactgaatatatttgggttgaatatgttggtcgggacaaaacaagacatttgggGATGTCATCTTGGGATTTGGGACACAGTGATGTCTGacacacatttttcataattttcaccaactaatcgattcatcgagaaaataatcaacacatcgataatgaaaatagttgcagccctacttctGTTAACTGAACATTATTCATATACAGAATTATTGCAAGAttttgtatattaatatatatttgtacatTGGAATTTGAACAATTACATACAATCAATAAAATAGGACATGAAATAGCAAAATGTGCATTTTACCTAAGGCGGAGTTATGATCTGCTTTTAGAGCTAGCGTTAAACATTGTAGCTATTCATAACTAATAATCTGAACTTCAGTGAATTGAAAATTAATTAGATATTGAAGTTTCGATTTTCCTGTACATAAATACAGAGCTTTTAGCAGAGCAGGCCCGTAGCTCAACAGATTTAAAGCAGCTAGGTAACAGTCTGAGTGACAGTAAGGTTGCTGACTGACTAGCTAAACAGTTAAATATCTCCATGAGTAGCAATAGCTGGGTGAGGTAACGTTTCATTGAATGACAGGTAAACTTTACTGTCAAATAGTGTACAAAGATAGCGGTGCCATCTTCTAAAACAGAGAGAATCAACAAACTACTCGCTCAGTTATAAACTCACTTCCTGTTAATTCCTGTGCAGCTGATTTCCACACGTGACTCTTCTCAACTGACAAACACgttttgtgtttgcagctttGCCGACTGACACACCTCGTAGATAAGCTTGAAGATTTGAAATCGTTTCGTTTTATTCTACGCAACAAAACAAGCGACAGGAGCGGAGAGACTTCAGCACACTGGTGGCTGCTTGATTGTATTCATGGCGCAAAGAATTGTGGGTCAGCGGAGATGCTTCGTAATGGTCCAGAGACCCTGTAAAGGGGAGATGTACCCACTCTGATGAATCTACATGTGTCCCCAAAATGAACAGGATGCATGCTACATAATGTGAATATCCCTTACTGTGATGTACGGTTATGATTGTTTTCCTGTGTCTCTCCGGGGACCCCTAAGGCGTCCTTGAcggggttccagggggtcctcagcaaaaaggggaataatttgtATAATAAGCAACACAATGaaagaatgtatgactattttggttacactttctgtaataaaacatctaaaagaaaaaatcttatcagatggaggtccgtggtctaatttgtgtcggtttaggggtccttgatgtgaaaaagtgaGAACTATTGATGTAAACATTATAAGAACTAGACGTGTTCCAATAATTTTTCAGAAGATGTGTTGTTGCCTTCTATTTCTCCTTTGTTTGGACCTcattaaaggatgggttcacagttcttccaagtctgtcttaaactaCAGTCATGTACCCAGCtgaacactgacatgtttttcttgctgtgatcattcctcctgttcatactggctattaaggGATCATTTTGTGATGCActtttaatggaagtgatgggtggacaaaatccacagtccttctgtgcaaaaaaatatgaggcttcagttgtccaaattagtcatATCAGTTCAATATCTTGAAAGTCTTTttgtgccaaagtccctcttgttatgatccttccacggcagctgaacaggaaaacacaagagaaaactTTCCCAAAAAGACTgcaactgtggaagatatccactttgaCAAACTCAGATGACTGAAGGCtcattatcttcagataaacctttaagtatatttttggTCAGAActagggctgtggattttgttacccATCACTTACACTAAGTATTTGGAAAGGATCAgcatgaatgattacagcaagcaaaacctgtttcaatgttcgtttgggcacctgacttATTTTATGAAAGACTTGAGAGGTTGTGGATCTGTCCTTTTAAACAGGCACATGTAACAATGGGAAGACACATGAACAGTATTGATTTAAAACCCATATAATAATGCAGTGATTGAGCTTAAATCAGTTCAGCATGTATAGGAAGAGTGGCATTTTTAATTCATACATTTGAATGTCAGTCTTTACATCATGTAGACGtctcaatttcaaaattgtCTTTATTcattgcagttaaaaaaaaaaaaaaagcctgtaaTTATGCTGGTGCCACATTTACTAGACTTGGTGtatgaaaaatacaatattagCTACGTCTCTTAAAAGTGGCAAATTGTATCCATTCATGCATTTCAAATGGAGAAACCCCACGATAAGACAATAAAATTGGGAATTAAATGTCCTGTGCAAACATATGTTCTCCAGAGAATTAACTCCTTTTGAAAACTTGGCAACTATAAATTAAATTGACCTAACGCCCCAGGGACCTCTTCATTTGTCATTATGGCTTCCCACAGCTCCATCCTTAGGCCAAATGGATCACAGTCAACATGATATTCATTGTCCCAATATGATTGATTGCAGTGACTTCATGAACATGTACTACCTTTCatgccaacatttttaaatagatACTGCATAATGCAGAACAGAAGACACCAAGATCCATGATGTACTGTACaataaaaattttaatttatgcAAGTTCATTATCCACATTTCTTAAGTCTTCATCTGTAAATCCAAGCCAGTTTTTTGGCAAATTCTTAAGATGCCTAGAAGCAGAAGAAATTGATTAGACATTTTAACCAACATGCTAAAAAAATTTGCAAAGTTTAGACTAGAGACTCACCTTTCCATCAAAGCACCGCTGTTCACACGTCTTTTCACCTGGCCTACAAACCTCAGTAGAGCACATGAAATagatctgcagaggaaacagcaTGTGAGAACACAGTATTCATACATCCTTTAGTTGCCTTTAAGAGTGCCAAGTGAGGCTAGTTTATATATGTGAATAGACAATTCACACTTGAAATCCAGGCAAAGTGTAGTTAATCTCTCATTTTTAGGTTATTTATTACAGCTTTGCAATCAGAACAATGACATTTGAACGAGGCTGGAATACCAGCCATGCAACTGCCTTTTAGGCCACAATGACTTCCTGAATATTGCACTCACTTCTTCATCTAGGtacttgtttgtcttttgatCCATAAACTGGAAGGCCCTGACCATGAAGCGCCTGTGGTGGCGATTTTTGGGAAGGTCACTGACTACAAGGACGGACACATTTGGATCATAAGGGTTGGCGCACCTACAGAGACAGAATTAACATAAATTGATAGGTAATAGTTAAGGTGAACCTCTGGACATATGCATTGggtacacacagtcacacttaCCCTTCATATATAAGCACCAGAGCATTCTTTGCAGAACGAGGGTAAGCTAGACAATAGTTAACAAGAAGCACTGCATCTGGTTTTGGAGACTTCAGGTGCAGTTCAAGATAAACAGGTTTGCCAAGGAGTAGCCGCAAGGGCTGGTGGTAAGTGGGGAAGTAACTTGAATAGGTCGCATCTGTTGGGATTATACACAGGGAATTGGCATTGAAATCATGAAGTAccaaaatgtaacatttatggAGATTCTTATTCCAGCTAAAATAATACATTGTTTGGCAAATGCATGAATACCTGACCTTTAGCAATTCGTAATTGAACACCATATAAGCCATTGGAGATCACTGATGATGGCAAACTGGAACTCGGGATCTTGACCATGTAGCCAACACTGGCCAGCGACTGCGGAGCAGCTCCTGTTTTGCTATAGCGGCACTCAACCATGAATCTAAAAAGGAGACATGGAAAGGGCAATCTTTAAGGTTGGTATACAACATGCATGTACAGATTAAAACTTGAACTCAACAGGACCAGATTATTCAGTTACTTGAATGACTTTGATAAAACTTTGTGCCTACAAGTTGTGCCTATAAAGTGAAATCATACTATAATCCACTCACCTAAGTGGATCACTTCTTGTGATTACACCATACTTCAGGTTCAAAGCTTGGACAGTCGTCTGCACTTCAGCCAGGTAGATCTTTGTCTCACCAACTTCCTATTAAGACAAGTCAACGTTTCTCAGGTGGTGGCTCCAGGTCTAAGATTGTTCTCATGCTGATGACATGAACTTCACACAATAAAGCCACCAAGTCTATGTAGTTGTATGATGAAAATGCACACACTTTAATAAGGGCATTACATACAGGGATATTTCCCCTTCTTTAAAAAGCAGTAGCAATCAAGACAACTGGGATCTTGCAATCTCGACATATTACTGACTAGTCACTTGCTTCAGtccattttctgacatgaaCAAGGTGATTGTCAAGTTTGTCAAGTTGAAGTTTTCCCAACTCAGGATGTGCAACTTAACATCTCTTGAGATTAGGTAACAGTAACATTTTAGCTTAATGCACAGATTTAAGAAAAGTAAAGATGGATGACAAACTTACATAAGAACGAGCTCCACATTCTGTAACTTTAAACTTAAAGATGGCAACCTTGTCATTAACAATGACTGGTTTACAGTTTGTATCCTCAGGAATAATGAGCTTGGTGGGATTCACAGGGATGGATGCAGAGTTGTCACGAATGGCAAAAACAAAGTGTTTATCCCCAGTACACTCTAAAGTGAGAAAAGACAGTTATAAATACCAGAACAGTCAGTAACCAACAACTGGAATACAGAAGTTGCATTTTTTATTAGAAGATTTCTAAAACAGAAGTCTTACCATCCAGTGGATAGTAGCAGGCAGATGTAGAAGAATCCACACAGCATCCCATCTTTTTACAATCTGAGGAAGATATTCCTGACTGACCACAAGTCACCTGCTCCCCAGTGGGGACAGCACAGTCTGGAATAAGCAAGTGCAAAATTAAAAGTTAATGCAttcaaaagtgaagaaaaaaaaaaaaaaaaaaaaagaagtcagtcAACAAAACAGCATAGTCCTGTTGTCAGAACTTAGGATCTGGATTCTGTGTCTTTCACATGATCAGGTGCAGTGTTAACACTACATGCACCAATTATGCTCTTGTCCCCTCTCCTCTTGTACTAAATTCTTGGCCATCACATCAGCATCACACAATTTGTTAAGTCCTTTCTGAATCCTTGTATTCAGCTCAATTACTGTATAAATTTTGCACTCACTTTGTGCTGTTGATGGTGTTGATGTTGGAGGTGCAGTAGTTGGGTTATTGCACTTTGAAGGCTCGGTTTGGCCACTGACACGAGGAAACAGGCCAGAGTTAAACTTCTGACCATGATCACAAGATGCGGTGACAATTTGTATCTGACCAAGCTCATCGATGTACAGCAACTGCAGGCTGTAGTGGCCAGTctaatcattttaaaagtagAGAGACTTTGCTTTAACATTCaaacagtatttctttttttagaaacaataaaataagcCAGCTACATTCTTTAGTCTTATTATCAAGATATTAGTGAGCCAAGGCAATAACCTACATGTTGTTTCACATGGCACCCATTGAAGGGTACAGTAAAGCTGCTCTGGGAAGGATTCACAATATAACCACAATACTCTGGAGCTTCCATAACAGACAGCAGGTCCGTCGAGTCTGGAGAGGGAAAATAAATTACTGGAGTTGGTTACTTCATAGCATGCATTCATTGGATACAAAGAAAAGTCCAAGTACATACCCAAAACTTTAGCTTCACTTAAAGAACCTGCTGGCAGACTAATTTGGAAGCTAGCTTCAccacagaaaacatcaaaccCAGGTGAACTTGGACTGGTAATGCTGGTCCAGCTCCTTGGAGGGGCATCTGTAAGTTCTATGCTGGCCCAGTTCCCTAGATCAGAATCTGCCTCCACCTGGAATCCATGGTCAGCAAAAGGGTCAGAGTCGTCACTGGTGGCAGCACCTTCAGTAAATGCATTTACAGGAATTGTATCTTTGCCATCGTCGTAGTCACTGCTGTCAtctgaaggagagagaggggtagCTGTTACCAAATGTCATGGGATAGCTAGTCAAAAACTTTGTGTTGCCCAGTTCAATAGTTTTTCACTCAGTAAACCATATTTTTGTTAAAGTCTATgaactagggctgcaattaacaattttaatttgattaatctGAAGACTTTTTTCCTcaaatcaattagtcatttaatttataaaatgtcaaaagaaaaaagtgaaagacaTCAATCAgcatttcccaaagcccaagatgcaacctaaaatgtcttgttttgtcctgaccaacagtccttAATCCAAAGATATACAGTTAATGATCATAATTTAAGAAGTTGGAATCAGAAATTAagcattttctttcaaaacacgacattatcaatcaattatcaaaatcttgTCAATTTTCTGTGAATTCACTGATtaaatcgactaatcgttgcagctctactacaAATAAGCAGTTTCTCCTATGGATTGATTTCAGCTCTCATTGAAGAGGTGTTTGAGCCTCTGCGTTCAAAATTTAACatacaaaccaatgaaacatgGTCAGCTAGTTCCATGACCTTACAAACCTTCCCCATTTATAGCCACTGTGAGCGGTTTGttataccagaccaagtaaggcctgaatgttttaaagttgaGTAAGTGTGTCTGCTTCTGAAAATTCAGCTGTTACAGTTACACTGcctcactttcattttcaaaagttATGTAGGAAAATACTTCTTTATCTTGTGAAGCGGTTTTCTTGCTACTGTAGCACAGGTTTATGTTGATGAAGAAGTGCGAGAACCCACTGACAGTGAACACAACATATAATAATTTGCGCATCGTTTGAGCTATCTGACCATAATTTGGTAGTCCTTTATCTGGCGATGTAAGTCCTTTCCCCGGCGATGTAGGCACGTGTCCCAACTGTCCCCTCTCGTAGAAATTAACAAGTTGACTTCCGTCGATCGTCTCCCACCGCTGGGCTGAAACCAGCAGCAGAGTCCCGGTCAGGACGACCAGCAGCAGCTCGACCCTGACCCAAGCCATGGATCCAAGTGAAAGCCGCCCTGCAGCTGCTGAACACCGAATAAAGACGTGACCTCGTGCTGAGGTACAAGTAGTGGTTTGGCGTTAATTGACTGCACCTGGCAGGTGGCTAATTGGCACTTGGCAGTCAATTTAAGTGAAAACCGCCGACTGGCTGTGAAAGAAAGACctagaaaaaaagataaatccCTTTTCGTGTTTCTTATATGTTACAGTTGTTTCTAAATACATTAATTGACCAAAACTATGtaatatgtatgtaaatgaCATTTACTGAACATATCCAACAAGTATCTTGCAAAATGTGCAGGTGGTAGGCCTCAATTCTGGCTACAGAAAACAAGACTGCAGACTTTTTGAAAACTTGAAATGTGGCCGACTTCCAAAGTATAACATCAGTATATATTTTTCAGACCTGAATTGAGATTAATTagccaacaaaaaaaaatatttttcagctTTTCCTTAACTTGGtcaattaatattttaacagcTATAAATTCGCACCATCAATATTCCTTTTTATGCATTTAATCAACACAGGACCTCTGGTTTCAAATCTGACAAAAGTGAGTCTTCCCTGTGTTGACTTGCATGTTCTCCCTCTTGTCTGTCTGGGTTTTCTTACAGGTGCCGCATTATAGTTTGAgacattataatataatatagtattaacaatattaatattaacatgAGGACCAtagaataatataatattctatGGTCCTCATGTTAAGTAGTGAgaatggacaaaaaaataaataaataaacaccagctaaaatctccaaaattaatgtttaagCCAGCTATCTTTTCTCCTTAACAAAAGCTAAACATCCATGTGAACAACATGTAGacatttcagtgtcatttaCAAGGTATGCCATAATAACTTCCATGGagaccgccatgtttctacagtatccCAGaatagacaaaccaaacactggctctagagagggccaaTCTCCAACCTCACTGCCAGATGCCACTTaatactacacactgcaccttcaagcagcaggaaaaaataatgacagaaatatCTTGTGGCAAAAGACTTTAATGCATATATTAAgtatacaaacattcatgtacGTATACTACTGCAAATAAGTAGACTTTTCAATAGTCTTCATCATTTGAAACGCCATACATTTGATTTCTTTAAACTTTCTtcttcagataaaaaaaaaaaaaatccaaatatctGGATATAGTTATAGTACTCCAAGAGAAAATCACTTGTAGGCGTTGGCTTTATGTTTGGGCAAAAAGTTGAAATTCTTCGGTACAGGTCCAAGCAGCatttcactggaaaaaaagTTAAGAGGTTTTAATCAGAAAGTGCGTTAACATGTATTTAGTCTTAGTGCAGCTTGATGTTAAATGGTGCTTCTTAAATAATATGCTGCTCACCTAATCCTAACCCAGTCCCCAACGTTTTGACTGGCCATCAGTGACTCCAGGTAGTTCCTGCCCATGTAGTAAGGAGGTCTCTCATTGATCTTCTGAGGAACTCGCTCCAGCAGGCCCACTGGAATATatctgagaaagagagagagacagagttgaagtgaaaatagaaaaaactaAGTTTTATAGTGtaagaaatacaatattttggAATGCATGTTGTTGTTGCCGCCTGTAACCCACCTGCACATGAAGGAGAGCCACTCCAGCAGGAAAGTGCGGGTCTTCTCCACACCGCGGGTGTCGGAGCCCCAGTGCTCCAGACCATAGTTGCTGAAATCCCTGAGGATGTCCAGTCGCTCGCTGGACGAGATGTCCCAGTGCCTGCTCTCTTTTATTTCAGTGAAGATCCAGGGCTTAATGAGGGCACCCCTGAAGAGACAAAAGTCAAACATGCAAAACTGATTCAAAGTCAAGTTCACTACATAAATTATTCCTCTGATCAAGATTAAATGTGAACATACCATCCACTTAGTTACTGAAAGCACAAGTAATGCACTGCTGATGATCCACCACAGCAAATAAACAGCGaacaacacaacagaaacactacataaaaaaacaactgaatca encodes:
- the LOC137198859 gene encoding zona pellucida sperm-binding protein 4-like, whose amino-acid sequence is MAWVRVELLLVVLTGTLLLVSAQRWETIDGSQLVNFYERGQLGHVPTSPGKGLTSPDKGLPNYDDSSDYDDGKDTIPVNAFTEGAATSDDSDPFADHGFQVEADSDLGNWASIELTDAPPRSWTSITSPSSPGFDVFCGEASFQISLPAGSLSEAKVLDSTDLLSVMEAPEYCGYIVNPSQSSFTVPFNGCHVKQHTGHYSLQLLYIDELGQIQIVTASCDHGQKFNSGLFPRVSGQTEPSKCNNPTTAPPTSTPSTAQNCAVPTGEQVTCGQSGISSSDCKKMGCCVDSSTSACYYPLDECTGDKHFVFAIRDNSASIPVNPTKLIIPEDTNCKPVIVNDKVAIFKFKVTECGARSYEVGETKIYLAEVQTTVQALNLKYGVITRSDPLRFMVECRYSKTGAAPQSLASVGYMVKIPSSSLPSSVISNGLYGVQLRIAKDATYSSYFPTYHQPLRLLLGKPVYLELHLKSPKPDAVLLVNYCLAYPRSAKNALVLIYEGCANPYDPNVSVLVVSDLPKNRHHRRFMVRAFQFMDQKTNKYLDEEIYFMCSTEVCRPGEKTCEQRCFDGKAS